In Leptolyngbya sp. NIES-2104, the genomic window TCTTGAGTGAAAAGATATCGTAAGAGGTTAGAGAATGCTTTAAAGTCTTCTCGCTGCGTTGCTCACCCGCCCCGGAATGGAATTCGGGGCTAATCAAACGAAGTCCACTAAAGGGGACTAAAAGCCAAGATCAGTCTCTTCAGTCCTTTTCAAAGGACTTCGCACCGTTAGCCCCGAATTCCATTCCGGGGCGGACGTGAACGAAGCGGAGGGATTCAACGACACCTTTTAACAATCTCAACAACTCACTAAGCCCATTTTCAAAGCGCGAATAATTGCCTGAGTCCGACTCGTCACCCCTAACTTATGAAAAATCGCCGTTAAATGCGCCTTTACCGTCGCCACTGAAATATACAACCGAGTCGCAATTTCTTCATTCGATGCGCCCTGAACGAGCCAAGTCAACACCTCCTGTTCTCGATCGGTTAAATGCAATTTCGCTTTCGCATCCAACGCTTGCCCATTGTAAAACCGGAACATCTGAAAGAACCGCGTCGCCAAATCTGGAGAAAGATAAACCTGATCATTCAACACGGTTGTAGTCGCATTAAACAATTCGGTTGCTAGTTCCGTCTTGACCACGTAACCATTTGCGCCCGCTCTCATCGCTCGAAACACCCATTCTTCTTCTTGATGTCCAGAAACTACAAGAATCTTCGATCGATGTTCCAATTTCACCAATTCATTCAGCGCTGTGATTCCATCGCCGTTCGCTAATTCCATATCGAGCAAAATCAACATTGGGCGTTGTTGTTCTGCGAGTTGTATCGCTTGATCGGTAGAAGCTGCTTCTCCGATGACTTTGAATTTTCGATCTTGAGTCGTGCTGTAGAACTGAAGCAGCGTTTGAAGTCCCTGGCGAAACTTGCTGTCATCATCAACTAATAAAACTGAAATTTGTTGCTGGGCGGGAACTGTAGAAATCATGTTGCACTCGTAAAAGATGGAACTTCGATCGCAGGAACGATCGATAATTTAGGCTGTTGTCTTGGAAGGGTAAATGAAAAGGTTGCGCCGCCTGTCGGACGGTTGCTGACCCAGATTTGACCGTGATGCGCCTGAATGATTTTTTGAGCGATCGCCAATCCCAGTCCGGTTCCTTCCGGGCGACGCGAATAGAACGGGGTGAAAACTTGCTCTAGATCGACTTCTGATAATCCTGTCCCTTGATCAGAGACTTCGATTAGAATCTCTTGCGGTGAAACTTTCCAAGCGCATTCGATCGTGCTCGATTCAGGACTAAAGTAAATCGCATTCGTCAGGAGATTATCGAAAACTTGCTTGAGTTGCCACGCATCGACATCGATCGACAGTCGCGATCGGGAATATTCCACGCGAATTTGCTTTTCTGTTAACCAGGGTTGAAGCTGTTTCACGCTCTGAGTCAGGATCTCACTCAAATCATGCTGCTCGATTCGGAGCGGTTTTTGTTTAATGGAAATTTGTTTGAAATGGCGATGAATATCTTGAATCGAGGATTGAATTGACTCTAAATACGATCGTGATTCGTTTTCAAGCACCGTTGATAAAAGGACTTCTGTATAGATTTGAATTAATGCGATCGGGCTTTTAACCTGATGTTCGATGTGTTGATTTCTTTGCTCGATTTGCTGTTGTGCCTGACGTTGAATGGAAAGCTCTCGAACGGTTGAAAGATGATGACTTAGAAGATTCGCAACGTTTTCAATAAAGTGTTTCTGTTGAGAAGTTAGAAGCTTGGTTGTACCCAGTAGTAAATATTCGGGCTTACTCTGGCTGATCGGGCAGGCATAGAATCGCCGCCGTGACCCTGTAAACACTTTTTTCAAGCGCCCAACAGAATTTTTGATCCACCAAGATTCTGAAGCGAGAAAGGACTGGTCATCTGGCTCTAAAAGCGACCAAAATTCTCGACCATAGACAACCGACTGACGTTTCGACTGTTCTGGCGATTGATAAACCAGTCGAATTCCGACACCCGGCAAGACCGACAGGATTTGCTCAATTTGAAGCCGACAGAACAATTGCAGCGGAGAATCAGGCTCAACTGTATCAGGAGCAATTGAAGTAGGACGCAGAACAACAGAGGGAACAACGGCTCGCATAACACCACAAAAGTCCGGAAGATCAGGGAAGCACAAGCAAGCACATCACCGTTTAGGTAACCTAAACTAAATGAGTTGCAACTTAAGCACATAGTTAAAAAAACATACTTTCAGATAATCGCATCACCGAAAAATCCTCAAAATTCCCTGATTTTCACAAAATATCTCAGCAATTTCACTGAGGAAAGCAATATTAATAGCACATATTTTGTAAAGACCCGATTTCGGTATAGGTTTTTCTTGATTCTCCTGGAAGTAGGGAAACCCGCACTCACTACATAGCAAGCCTCGCCCAATAAAATAGAAGCGCAAAGCGCGATCGTCGCGCACAATGAAGAGCATTCCACCTTCTAAGAATCTGGACGAGGCTTATGACAACGATCTTAGAGCAGGGAAATATCTCAATTCATACTGAGAATATTTTCCCAATTATCAAAAAGTGGCTGTATTCGGATCACGAGATTTTTCTGCGTGAATTGGTATCGAACGCGATCGATGCCATTCAAAAGCTGAATATGGTATCTCGCTCCGGTGAATTTTCCGGCGAGGTGGGCGACTTAGAAGTCTTGATTACGATCGACAAAACGAATCAAACGCTGTCGATTTCAGATACCGGAATCGGAATGACTGCCGACGAGGTGAAAAAATACATCAACCAAGTCGCCTTTTCCAGTGCAGAAGAATTCGTCGAGAAGTACAAAGCTAGCGGCGATCAGCAAATTATTGGACATTTCGGTTTAGGCTTCTATTCGTCGTTTATGGTGGCGAAACAAGTCGAAATCGATACGCTTTCCTACAAAGAAGGCGCACAAGCGGTTCACTGGTCTTGTGATGGCTCTACAGAATTTAGCCTCACAGATTCAGCGCGATCGACACGGGGAACTACGGTTAAGTTAACGCTACAAGATGAAGAATTAGAATATCTTGAGCCACACCGCATTCGTCAGTTAGTCAAAACCTACTGCGATTTTCTACCGTTCCCGATCAAGCTGGAAGTTCTGGCTGCCGAAGGTCAAGAAATGACCGCTCCAGAACAAATCAATCGCCAGAAAGCGCCGTGGAAAGAATCCCCAAGCAATCTGACGAAAGAAGATTATCTAGAGTTCTATCGCTATCTCTACCCGTTCCAAGAAGATCCGCTCCTTTGGGTTCATCTGAATACGGATTACCCGTTTGTGGTGAACGGTATTCTCTACTTCCCGAAGCTTAAACCGGATGTCGATGTCACCAAAGGACAAATCAAACTCTTCTGCAATCAAGTGTTTGTCAGCGATAACTGTGAGGAAGTTGTCCCACGCTTTTTGTTACCGCTGCAAGGTGTAATTGATAGCGTCGATATTCCGCTGAATGTATCTCGAAGCTTTTTGCAGAACGATCGAACCGTTCGACGAATTGCAGACTACATTGCGAAAAAAGTCGGCGATCGCTTAAAAGAACTCTACCGCGACGATCGAGAATCCTATGTCCGCAGTTGGCAAGACCTAGGAACGTTCGTAAAATTTGGTTCTCTCAACGATGACAAGTTCAAAAAACAAGTTGAGGACATTCTGATTTATCGCACCACTGCCAGCGAACCGCCGAAAGTGGAAGTCCAAACTCAAGAAAGCGATGCGTGGCAAGACGCTGCACAAAGCAATACTGTAGACGGTAAAACTTACACCACGCTCAAAGAGTATCTAGAGCGGAACAAAGACCGTCACGAAAATCGAGTGTTCTACTGCACTGATGAAGTCACACAAGCAACTTATGTCCAGTTGCACACCAGTCAGGGCTTAGAAGTCCTATTCATGGATTCCTTTATCGATAGTCACTTCGTCAGCTTCTTAGAGCGGGAATATTCACATATCAAATTCTCTCGCGTTGATTCTGAACTCGATGAAACGCTGATTGATAAAGACAAATCTGAGATTGTTGATCCGAACACGAATCAGACTCGTGGTGAACAGATCAAATCATTGTTCCAATCTGCGTTAGGCAAGCCGAAATTAACGGTCAGAACCGAAGCATTGAAAGGAGATTCTGCGGCTCCGCCTGCGATGGTTTTATTGCCGGAACATCTGCGGCGAATGCAGGAAATGACCGCGTTACTGCAACAAAGCTCGATCGAGTTTCCTGAAGAACACATTCTGTTAGTCAACACCTCACACCCGATGATTCAGAACTTGATGAACATTAGTCAAGGTGCGATCGTGACTGGCGATTCGAGTTCTCCCTCGGCTGAACTTGCCAATATGATTTGTCATCATGTTTATGATTTGGCATTGATGGCTCAGAAGGGCTTTAATGCAGATGGAATGAAGGCGTTTGTTGAGCGATCGAATCAGGTACTCACGAAATTGACTGAACGTGCTTTGAACTAACCCAAACAAAAACCCTCCTAACTCAAACCAAGCTAGGAGGGTTTTCAAATTTAAAACCAATTAGACCGCAGCAAAGTATTCTTTCGACTTCACCGGATCAGGACTCATCGTTTGATCACCCGGCTTCCAACCTGCGGGACAAACTTCATCCGGGTGCGATTGAACATACTGAATCGCTTGCAGCGTCCGCAACGTTTCATCCACACTCCGACCGAATGACAAGTTATTGATCGTCGAATGTTGGATCACACCATCTTTGTCAATGATGAACAAACCGCGCAGTGCAATTCCTTGTTCGGGGTCGAGAACATTGTAAGCGGTGCTGATTTCTTTTTTGATGTCAGAAACCAAAGGATAGTTCAGGTCGCCCACGCCACCCGACTTACGATCGGTTTGAATCCAAGCCAAGTGTGAAAACGCGCTATCTACTGATACTCCAAGGATTTCAGTGCCGATCGCTTTAAAGTCTTCGTAGCGATCGCTAAATGCGGTGATTTCGGTCGGACAAACAAAGGTAAAATCGAGCGGATAGAAGAACAGCACGACGTATTTACCGCGATAGTCAGACAGTTTGATGTCTTTGAATTCCTGATCGATGACAGCCGTTGCTGCAAAGTCCGGCGCGTTCTGACCGACACGCAAGCATCCTTCTTGGGTCATGGGATTTAATTCTCCTTGCAAGAGTAGCAGTGTTCGTCTCAAGATTACGAAACAGTTACAACTATATCATAGTCATTACGATTTTGACCTACGATGATCCCTGAAGTTGAAACTGCACTTTTACGCCTGCATTCCCGTCGCTCAGAGTGGCTGAAAGTCAGTACAGAGGCACGAATCGATTATTTGAAGCGCTGTATGGCGGGCGTGATGGAAGTCGCGGAAGAATGGGCGATCGAGGCTTGCAAAGCGAAAGGAACTGAGTCAGCCGGGGAAGAGTGGCTCACGGGAGCAGTGCCGACCTTGATGATGTTAAGAGCGATCGTGAGAACGTTGGAAGGACGATCGACGAAAATTGAAAACGGAATTGCGCGGGTGTTTCCGGATCATTTGCTCGATCGATTGTTGTGGCTCGGATTTCGGGGCGAAGTTTGGGTCGATCGAGCTTCAACTGTAAAACACGATCGCTCTGCAATTTCCTTGGTATTAGGTGCGGGAAATGTTGGCTCAACCGCTCCATTAGATGCACTTCACAAGTTATTTGCAGAAAATCAAGTCGTTCTACTCAAAATGAATCCCGTGAATGACTACGTGGGGAAATTTTTAGAGCAAGCCTTCGAGCCATTGATCACCGATGGTTTTTTGCAAATTGTTTACGGTGGTACAGATGTCGGAAGCTATCTTTGTCAGCATCCTAAAATTGATTCGATTCATGTCACTGGGTCACATCATACGTATTACGCGATCGCAAATTCATGCTCAAAACCCATTACTTCCGAACTCGGCTGTGTCACTCCCGTTCTAATCGTTCCGGGCAATTGGTCTGAATCTGATCTGAAATTTCAGGCGCGTCATGTTGCCAGCATGGTTGTGCATAATGCGAGTTTTAACTGCGTGGCAGCGAAAGTGATTGTGACCGCGAAAGGATGGAAATTGCGCGATCGCTTTCTCGATTTACTCCGACAAGAATTTGCGAAAATTCCGAATCGAAAAGCGTACTATCCGGGAGCACAAGAGCGATATCAAGCGTTTCTCGATCGCTATCCCCAAGCCGAAATCTTTGGCACTCGAACTCAAAACATTGTGCCGTGGACGTTCATTCCAGAGATTCAAGATCACTATGCTTTGCAGACTGAAGCATTTTGTGGTGTGTTGGCGGAAGTCAGTTTAGAGGCAACGAGCGCAGAAGAATTTCTCGATCGAGCCGTTCCCTTCTGCAATGAGAAAATCTGGGGGAATCTCTCTTGTGTGATTTTGACGAAAACACCTGTAGAGAAAGCGATCCGAGATTTGAATTATGGCGCGATCGGCGTGAATGTTTGGACAGGTGTGATTTACGCTTTACCAGACTTAGCTTGGGGTGCGTATCCCGAAAATGAGCACAATGATATTCAATCGGGTCAAGGATTTGTGCACAATGCTTATTTCCTCGATCGACCCCTGAAATCGGTTCTTTATGCCCCGTTCCGAATTCGTCCAACTCCATTCTGGTTTGCCGATCATCACAATTTGCTCCAGTTTGCGAAACGGGCAGCAGAACTGCAAATTTCACCAACTTGGAGCAAATTCGTTCAGGTTATCTTTGCGGCAGTTCGAGGTTAGGCAGATTTCGGTTTGAATAATCCGCCGAGTTTTTCGCCCACAGACGCGATCGCGCTCTGAACCGCATTCTGAACCCCTGGCTGTGGACGAACTGCCAATTGGATTTCTTCGTCTTTGAATTCTTTCAATCGATAGCCGTATTCCAAAGAATCGCGCTCTTGTCGCAGTCTGGGAAATAAGCGGAATGCGCCTTTCAAGAGTTCTTCTTCGTTGGCAAAAATGGCGGCGTTGATTTGCGTCGATCGTTTTACTGCGACCGCGCCGATCGGGAACCATTGAAGCTGCTTTTTGCCCTGGACTCGGAGATAAATTTCATATTCCGGGAGTCCTTTCGATTTGAAATCATCGAACTGCTTAGAAGCTTGAGTCCGCTTCTCGGTTCCCGTCGATTTTTTCTTCTCTTTATGAACTTTCTTACCGAATCCAGGAGAGGTTGTCATAGTTGCAGTTACAAAATGTCCTATTACAAAAGTTTACATCATTCTCAGACTGCACCCAATAAACTCGCCATTAATGCTTTTTGTGCGTGCATTCGATTTTCCGCCTGATCCCAAACTTTTGATTGTTTGCCTTCGATCACTTCATGCGTGATTTCTTCGCCTCGGTGAGCGGGAAGGCAGTGTAAAACGATCGCATCTTTTTCCGCATAGCTCATCAGTTCGTCATTCACTTGATACGGCTGAAAAATTGGAATTCGGCTTTCGGCTAAATCTTCCTGTCCCATACTTGCCCAGACATCGGTGTAAATCACATTCGTGCCTTTAGTCGCAGCGATCGCATCTTCAGTCAGCACAACCTCAGATTTTCCGTCCGCAATCTTTTGAGTCAGTTCAACGATCGACGAATCCGGTTTGTAATCCGCAGGAGTCGCAATTCGCACATTCATCCCCACCAAAGCACACCCAATCATGAGAGAATGCGCCACATTATTCCCATCACCAACATAAGTGAGGGTCAAACCAGACAACGTAGAGAATGTTTCTTGAATCGTTTGTAAGTCTGCCAAAATTTGACAGGGATGCTCTAAATCAGTCAAGGCATTGATGACGGGAATTTCCATCTCGTTTGCAAACGTTTCGAGATCCGACTGTTCAAAGGTGCGAATCGCGAGAATATCGAGATAGCGATCGAGCACTCGTGCCGTATCTGCGATCGGTTCTCCGCGACTAACTTGAGTGGCATTCAACGGCAGATCTAAAACTTGACCGCCCAAATGATACATTGCAGTCGAAAAGCTCACACGGGTTCGAGTCGAGGCTTTATAAAACAACAATCCCAACACAGGCGCGTGACCCTTCACGATCGGGCGCGGCTGCAATTTTCCTACCTTTAATTGTGCTGCAATCTCTAATAGTTCCAGCACTTCATCTGAATTGAGATCGGACAATTTCAATAAATCTCTTCCCTTGAGTGATCCCATCTGATGCCTCTCTTAAAAATTAAAAATCGCTCCCTACTTGAGCGTAAAGGAGCGTTCTGTTACCAAGAGTAGCAAATCTATCCGATCGAGCAAAATCCGACTTAAGCCGCTTTCAATTGCACCAACAATTTCTGCCATTCTGCTAACATTGCCGGATCGGACGGTTGACCCCGCACCATCAGCACGACCCCTTCTTCAACCTGCCGCACTCCAAACTGATTCTCATTCACCAATTTTTCTAAAACAGGCAAAGTTCGGAACAATTCAGAGCGACTATCTTTAAACGCTTTACTGTGAGTTTTCAGATTCCAAAGATCCGCGATCGCATATTCAATGTTGACGATCTGTTTCTGCTCGTTGTAAATCTCCAGCACCGGAAGCCGAACGATAATGCGGCGCGTCGAAAGCTGTGGAATCAGATGTGTCGTGGTACTCACACTCACATCTTTTGGAACATTCCGAATCACATTATTAATATGAACGGCTCTTTCCCACTGGCGCGGCAACGGAACATACACTAAAGGGCGCACCGAATCTGGGATGATAAACGAAAAAGCTCGATTTGGATTGCCGCTGAACATGAAAATCAAAGACAGCACAATGCAGATCTTCCACCATCGACGAAACTTTGGCGTAAAGCGATCGGGGTGACGTTCCCACCACAAAATCGCTCCATAAAACAGTCCTGGAACAACGGTTACTGCATATCGTAGCCAAATCGTTAAAGCCGTTTGTCCCGCTTGAGAAAAAAGCACAATCAGTGGAAATCCAGCAATGATCCAAGCGGCTCCCGACACCGCAGGCACAAACGCCAGTGAAACCCAATGACCCGCGAGATAGTTCATTCGTCGATCGAAGGGCAAAAACAAATATTCCGCGAGTCGAATCGGATGTGTAATCATGCCCCACAGCACTTGTAGTGTCGTCGGTTCATCCGTGTCTACAAACTGTCTAAATCGCTTTGCCAGATACAACCGAGACACATCTGGCGAAAACTGCGGCTGAATCAAATTCGTGACAACGACCACATAACTAAAACTGACCAGACAGAGCGCCACCCCAATCCAAGGATGCCGCCGACTGACGATTAGATAGACTCCGATACCAAAGAGAATAATTCCGATTTCTTGTCGAACACCCAGCACCAAAGCCACACCAATCCAGAACCAAACCCATTTCTTTTTTTCTAATGCCAGCAGCGTCCCAAATGCAAATAACGGAATCTGACAATGCTCATAAAAGTTCGCCACCGTTGAGCCAATGACCGGGATCGCGCTGTAATAACTGCCTGTAATCCAAACTGATAACTGGGGCGATAATCGTTGTCGTGCCAGCGCATAGAGCATCAATCCTCCCGCCGTCATCAATCCAACTTGCAACACGAGCAACGTGATCGGATGCGGAAAAAGCGCGTACAGCGGCAACCATAATAGAAAGTCAATAACGAAATGTTGACCTAGATGGATAAAAGATACGATCGGAGTCGCTCCGTCTTCGAGTGATGCAACAGAGTTCGCGGAAGTCAGTGAACTTTGGAACCAGCGCCCGTGTAGATTATTCCAAAACAGTTGATTGAATAATCCTTGATCGTAAGAGGTATAGAAAGAGAAATAGCGATTGAGCGAAATAGCTAATACAAGACAAAAAAAGATCGCCGCTAAAATCAAGGCTCGTCGGAATCCTTTTTGTTCTCGACTCGGTAAAATCGCTTTCAACGCTTTCATTTCATCTCCTGCCAGTCTTTCGTCAATACTTCGCCCCATTTTGCCGCGAGTCCGACTTGAGTGAATGGAACCTCAATCGTGCGATCGCTTAATTCAAACGCCAACTCGACCTTTTTCCCCTTACTCGGTGGCGCATTCAAATTAACCGCTTGATCATTCACCAACAAGCGAATATCCTTCACCGCTTTCAGCGAAAAAGATTCCGTTTCGGTCACTGCTTTTCGAGTCGCCTTTCCCACGGTTAAGACATCTTCTTTTTGTCCCAGAACCGAGTAAATATCATATTTCGCCCGTCCAAACGGGTCTGCCCAGCGTCGATAAGTTTCGAGCGTTTGATATTCATTCCATCCCGCATACGCAAGTCCGATAAACGCCGCCAACAAGGGCAACCACAAGAGACCGTGGATCATAATCGCATCTGTTCAAGAAACATTTCCCATCGTATAGCTTCATTGTTCTAAACACACGAGAACAGAGGTATCCGCTATCGTGATGCTAGTAGGATTAGACACCCATTCGATATGAGAAAGCTCCTGATCATCGCCCTGGCTCTTGTGGGATTCGGTTGGGCGATCGTCCAATTTCCGGGTTTAGCCGCTCAAGGTGTGTACGAAGATATCATTCTCGATTTCCGTGATGATCTCGCACCCGCTGAGATTCAAACTCAGTTGAATACGATCGCCGAAAATTATCACGTTCAACCGAAGTTAAATAGCCGATTTTCAACCCCCGAACATCTCTACATTGTTCCCGGTGATCAGACGCTCCTCAAAGCGCTGAAGCAATCCGATCTGAAGCGTTACACCGAAGCGATCGAGCCTGATTATCTCTACCGCATTCCCGGCGGTGAAACCCTCAAATCCGTTGATTCTAAGTCTGACCCTAAACTATCGGCTCAAGCTCCAAACGATCCGATGTACAGCAAACAATGGAATCTGCACAGTATCGGTATCGAATCAAGCTGGACAGAAACCAAAGGACGCGGTGTAACCGTTGCGGTGATTGATACTGGAGTCTCGAAAGTTCCCGATCTAGAGCAATCGAATTTTGTGACTGGATACGATTTTGTCAACGATCAAGACAATGCCGAAGATGATAACG contains:
- a CDS encoding HHL1-like protein is translated as MTTSPGFGKKVHKEKKKSTGTEKRTQASKQFDDFKSKGLPEYEIYLRVQGKKQLQWFPIGAVAVKRSTQINAAIFANEEELLKGAFRLFPRLRQERDSLEYGYRLKEFKDEEIQLAVRPQPGVQNAVQSAIASVGEKLGGLFKPKSA
- a CDS encoding aldehyde dehydrogenase family protein → MIPEVETALLRLHSRRSEWLKVSTEARIDYLKRCMAGVMEVAEEWAIEACKAKGTESAGEEWLTGAVPTLMMLRAIVRTLEGRSTKIENGIARVFPDHLLDRLLWLGFRGEVWVDRASTVKHDRSAISLVLGAGNVGSTAPLDALHKLFAENQVVLLKMNPVNDYVGKFLEQAFEPLITDGFLQIVYGGTDVGSYLCQHPKIDSIHVTGSHHTYYAIANSCSKPITSELGCVTPVLIVPGNWSESDLKFQARHVASMVVHNASFNCVAAKVIVTAKGWKLRDRFLDLLRQEFAKIPNRKAYYPGAQERYQAFLDRYPQAEIFGTRTQNIVPWTFIPEIQDHYALQTEAFCGVLAEVSLEATSAEEFLDRAVPFCNEKIWGNLSCVILTKTPVEKAIRDLNYGAIGVNVWTGVIYALPDLAWGAYPENEHNDIQSGQGFVHNAYFLDRPLKSVLYAPFRIRPTPFWFADHHNLLQFAKRAAELQISPTWSKFVQVIFAAVRG
- a CDS encoding sensor histidine kinase KdpD; translated protein: MRAVVPSVVLRPTSIAPDTVEPDSPLQLFCRLQIEQILSVLPGVGIRLVYQSPEQSKRQSVVYGREFWSLLEPDDQSFLASESWWIKNSVGRLKKVFTGSRRRFYACPISQSKPEYLLLGTTKLLTSQQKHFIENVANLLSHHLSTVRELSIQRQAQQQIEQRNQHIEHQVKSPIALIQIYTEVLLSTVLENESRSYLESIQSSIQDIHRHFKQISIKQKPLRIEQHDLSEILTQSVKQLQPWLTEKQIRVEYSRSRLSIDVDAWQLKQVFDNLLTNAIYFSPESSTIECAWKVSPQEILIEVSDQGTGLSEVDLEQVFTPFYSRRPEGTGLGLAIAQKIIQAHHGQIWVSNRPTGGATFSFTLPRQQPKLSIVPAIEVPSFTSAT
- a CDS encoding response regulator transcription factor, with amino-acid sequence MISTVPAQQQISVLLVDDDSKFRQGLQTLLQFYSTTQDRKFKVIGEAASTDQAIQLAEQQRPMLILLDMELANGDGITALNELVKLEHRSKILVVSGHQEEEWVFRAMRAGANGYVVKTELATELFNATTTVLNDQVYLSPDLATRFFQMFRFYNGQALDAKAKLHLTDREQEVLTWLVQGASNEEIATRLYISVATVKAHLTAIFHKLGVTSRTQAIIRALKMGLVSC
- the argF gene encoding ornithine carbamoyltransferase — translated: MGSLKGRDLLKLSDLNSDEVLELLEIAAQLKVGKLQPRPIVKGHAPVLGLLFYKASTRTRVSFSTAMYHLGGQVLDLPLNATQVSRGEPIADTARVLDRYLDILAIRTFEQSDLETFANEMEIPVINALTDLEHPCQILADLQTIQETFSTLSGLTLTYVGDGNNVAHSLMIGCALVGMNVRIATPADYKPDSSIVELTQKIADGKSEVVLTEDAIAATKGTNVIYTDVWASMGQEDLAESRIPIFQPYQVNDELMSYAEKDAIVLHCLPAHRGEEITHEVIEGKQSKVWDQAENRMHAQKALMASLLGAV
- a CDS encoding DUF2079 domain-containing protein, translated to MKALKAILPSREQKGFRRALILAAIFFCLVLAISLNRYFSFYTSYDQGLFNQLFWNNLHGRWFQSSLTSANSVASLEDGATPIVSFIHLGQHFVIDFLLWLPLYALFPHPITLLVLQVGLMTAGGLMLYALARQRLSPQLSVWITGSYYSAIPVIGSTVANFYEHCQIPLFAFGTLLALEKKKWVWFWIGVALVLGVRQEIGIILFGIGVYLIVSRRHPWIGVALCLVSFSYVVVVTNLIQPQFSPDVSRLYLAKRFRQFVDTDEPTTLQVLWGMITHPIRLAEYLFLPFDRRMNYLAGHWVSLAFVPAVSGAAWIIAGFPLIVLFSQAGQTALTIWLRYAVTVVPGLFYGAILWWERHPDRFTPKFRRWWKICIVLSLIFMFSGNPNRAFSFIIPDSVRPLVYVPLPRQWERAVHINNVIRNVPKDVSVSTTTHLIPQLSTRRIIVRLPVLEIYNEQKQIVNIEYAIADLWNLKTHSKAFKDSRSELFRTLPVLEKLVNENQFGVRQVEEGVVLMVRGQPSDPAMLAEWQKLLVQLKAA
- a CDS encoding peroxiredoxin codes for the protein MTQEGCLRVGQNAPDFAATAVIDQEFKDIKLSDYRGKYVVLFFYPLDFTFVCPTEITAFSDRYEDFKAIGTEILGVSVDSAFSHLAWIQTDRKSGGVGDLNYPLVSDIKKEISTAYNVLDPEQGIALRGLFIIDKDGVIQHSTINNLSFGRSVDETLRTLQAIQYVQSHPDEVCPAGWKPGDQTMSPDPVKSKEYFAAV
- the htpG gene encoding molecular chaperone HtpG; the encoded protein is MTTILEQGNISIHTENIFPIIKKWLYSDHEIFLRELVSNAIDAIQKLNMVSRSGEFSGEVGDLEVLITIDKTNQTLSISDTGIGMTADEVKKYINQVAFSSAEEFVEKYKASGDQQIIGHFGLGFYSSFMVAKQVEIDTLSYKEGAQAVHWSCDGSTEFSLTDSARSTRGTTVKLTLQDEELEYLEPHRIRQLVKTYCDFLPFPIKLEVLAAEGQEMTAPEQINRQKAPWKESPSNLTKEDYLEFYRYLYPFQEDPLLWVHLNTDYPFVVNGILYFPKLKPDVDVTKGQIKLFCNQVFVSDNCEEVVPRFLLPLQGVIDSVDIPLNVSRSFLQNDRTVRRIADYIAKKVGDRLKELYRDDRESYVRSWQDLGTFVKFGSLNDDKFKKQVEDILIYRTTASEPPKVEVQTQESDAWQDAAQSNTVDGKTYTTLKEYLERNKDRHENRVFYCTDEVTQATYVQLHTSQGLEVLFMDSFIDSHFVSFLEREYSHIKFSRVDSELDETLIDKDKSEIVDPNTNQTRGEQIKSLFQSALGKPKLTVRTEALKGDSAAPPAMVLLPEHLRRMQEMTALLQQSSIEFPEEHILLVNTSHPMIQNLMNISQGAIVTGDSSSPSAELANMICHHVYDLALMAQKGFNADGMKAFVERSNQVLTKLTERALN